The following proteins are co-located in the Psilocybe cubensis strain MGC-MH-2018 chromosome 5, whole genome shotgun sequence genome:
- a CDS encoding Serine/threonine-protein kinase 38-like, with product MHAFASLSEQCNRIRDHLNAREREWERVHCILRKKDARRLHVRPSGQKSATPLFREQASKTIKHLYLPEERDDPLRHMRDPRHFSHLQKIGAGAFGSICLVENRITGKKMAMKSLRRKDNTSEEINLEIRALLRAQESGWFPKLLSTFMDPVNFYILMPFYPLGDLYTVMTSSGGCLSRELCRFYLAELILALQCLHKIGIIHRDIKPDNILFEETGHLVVADLGVAHVFIEDEEDATFMADEYPLWEEMKFINDDGFPLLTPSIDNPHTIKGVAGTPFYAAPEVLEGRQYSYGVDYYSLAIVYHEMVTGYVPIQCGPCLPGQSEPTITLDLGRKDVHFQPLSVSDYDFLSQMLDEDCYARPSVKQMKNHPVLAGIDWDKLSRREGPIPQPKVLRKRVPISPGFERCLTIRF from the exons ATGCACGCTTTTGCTTCATTGAGCGAACAATGTAATCGCATTCGCGACCACCTAAATGCTAGAGAGCGGGAATGGGAAAGAGTTCATTGCATTTTACGCAAAAAGGACGCTCGCAGACTTCACGTCAGGCCGTCTGGGCAAAAATCTGCCACCCCGCTATTCAGGGAGCAAGCTTCCAAAACTATCAAGCATCTCTATCTTCCAGAGGAGCGGGACGATCCGTTGAGGCACATGCGCGACCCCCGGCATTTCAGCCATTTGCAGAAGATTGGTGCCGGCGCCTTCGGTAGCATCTGTCTCGTCGAAAATAGAATCACGGGGAAGAAGATGGCCATGAAGTCGCTCCGTAGGAAAGATAATACCAGTGAGGAGATCAATTTGGAGATCCGTGCTTTGCTGCGCGCTCAGGAGAGTGGATGGTTCCCAAAGTTGCTGAGTACATTTATGGATCCCGTCAACTTTTATATCCTGATG CCATTCTATCCACTCGGGGACTTGTACACAGTCATGACCTCTTCTGGAGGTTGTTTGAGTCGGGAGCTTTGTCGATTCTACTTAGCGGAACTT ATTCTGGCATTGCAGTGTCTCCACAAAATCGGAATAATTCATCGAGATATCAAGCCGGATAATATTCTATTTGAAGAAACAGGCCACCTCGTTGTCGCAGACTTGGGCGTGGCACATGTCTTCAtagaagatgaggaagatgccACATTTATGGCGGATGAATACCCTCTATGGGAGGAGATGAAGTTTATCAACGACGATGGGTTTCCGCTTCTTACTCCGAGCATCGATAACCCGCACACGATCAAGGGGGTGGCAGGTACACCCTTTTATGCTGCTCCAGAGGTGCTTGAGGGTCGACAATATAGTTATGGCGTGGATTACTATTCTTTGGCTATTGTGTATCACGAAATGGTGACAGGATAT GTGCCTATACAATGTGGGCCGTGCTTGCCAGGACAATCGGAGCCAACCATTACACTTGACCTTGGAAGGAAAGACGTGCATTTCCAACCGCTATCAGTTTCAGACTACGACTTTCTATCCCAG ATGCTAGATGAGGATTGTTATGCTCGCCCGAGTGTAAAGCAAATGAAGAATCATCCGGTTCTTGCAGGAAT CGACTGGGACAAACTCTCTCGTCGTGAGGGCCCGATACCCCAACCGAAAGTGTTGAGAAAGAGAGTCCCAATCAGTCCTGGTTTTGAGAGATGCTTAACCATTAG GTTTTAA
- a CDS encoding hypothetical protein (Uncharacterized protein YOR389W), which yields MLLGDSSFRWPIYAMYLCFITSAPFAYGLSRQHLFSSSDKSEFANDVIFESGAVHSPDNLIFNTVSSLLQKWPNTRYRNGHTVVAAEVPVGTLLYHGTSKNEVPQSPEWVATDPEHSFSFCRSLSTDSGCWHLTLMTTRPLKLLYFDGSSAAKMSEGVMDSQDLLIWDQVMPNKTWEEGERIGRLCEWGQQYALDGFLSEIMLCDFSRGVKISSFLNIIAADNARHKSFFPDNPKNPQIYPLRLSTAYRLLESGTWHNHYPGETRIKLDYSRLISFYDTSLFPNLHSSRAGKDRRAHRLDKITTQEVNRFKARLDALLTQGSSDPGNGLDWNSLQNVVVTRYAERLELLHYILSSANGNTDYNATLKQAHRQVSSMIAPYLLWSSLSNMPTTLGTNHDWALPVYKQCSDAHTRDLEQFNLAISEQLIVKSINGVSKQICTALVGIWAEGMVMGLDGPDIELPSQQLTGTDFKTLVIWKNRVKGLMEWLDWSYWVRCNPACGYEEMCYIPMWPFFLTEEEKTNPQPKCIRRVESFEFKT from the exons ATGCTGTTGGGAGACAGCTCCTTCAGATGGCCTATTTATGCCATGTATCTTTGTTTCATCACGAGTGCACCATTTGCATATGGTCTCAGCCGCCAACACCTGTTTAGTTCTTCAGACAAATCAGAGTTTGCCAACGACGTGATTTTTGAATCGGGTGCGGTGCACAGCCCAGACAATCTGATCTTCAATACGGTGTCATCCCTTCTTCAAAAGTGGCCGAATACCAGGTACCGAAACG GACATACCGTTGTTGCCGCGGAAGTACCGGTAGGCACCTTGTTGTACCACGGCACATCCAAAAATGAGGTACCACAAAGTCCTGAATGGGTCGCCACTGATCCGGAGCATTCATTCAGCTTCTGTCGCAGTCTGTCGACGGACTCGGGATGCTGGCACTTGACTCTGATGACCACACGTCCGTTAAAACTGCTGTACTTTGACGGAAGCAGCGCAGCCAAGATGTCGGAAGGAGTGATGGACAGTCAGGACCTACTGATTTGGGACCAAGTTATGCCGAATAAGACAtgggaagaaggagaaaggatTGGACGGTTGTGCGAATGGGGGCAGCAGTACGCACTGGATGGCTTTCTTAG CGAGATCATGCTTTGCGATTTCTCTCGAGGCGTCAAAATCTCTTCGTTCCTAAATATCATAGCAGCCGACAATGCACGACACAAATCATTTTTTCCTGACAACCCAAAGAATCCCCAAATATATCCGTTGCGCCTTTCGACAGCATATAGATTGTTAGAGTCTGGAACCTGGCACAATCACTATCCAGGAGAAACGCGCATCAAACTCGATTATTCACGTTTAATTTCCTTCTACGACACGTCCTTGTTCCCGAATCTCCATAGTTCCCGTGCAGGTAAAGATCGTCGCGCCCATAGGCTTGACAAGATCACCACACAGGAAGTAAATCGCTTCAAAGCTCGACTAGATGCCCTTTTGACCCAGGGATCCTCCGACCCCGGGAACGGCCTCGATTGGAACAGCTTGCAAAATGTCGTCGTCACTCGATACGCAGAGAGGCTTGAGTTACTACACTACATTCTGAGCTCTGCAAATGGCAACACCGACTACAACGCGACTTTAAAACAGGCTCATCGCCAGGTTTCCAGCATGATTGCCCCCTACTTACTTTGGTCATCTCTGTCCAACATGCCCACAACGCTGGGTACAAACCATGATTGGGCGTTGCCTGTTTATAAACAGTGCAGTGATGCGCATACTAGAGACTTGGAGCAGTTTAATTTGGCGATCTCTGAGCAGCTCATCGTCAAATCCATCAACGGGGTTTCAAAACAGATATGTACTGCCCTAGTTGGAATCTGGGCCGAAGGGATGGTGATGGGCTTGGATGGACCGGATATCGAACTACCTTCACAGCAATTAACGGGTACAGATTTCAAGACCTTGGTGATCTGGAAAAATCGAGTGAAAGGTCTGATGGAATGGCTTGACTGGAGCTACTGGGTTAGGTGCAACCCGGCATGCGGCTATGAG GAGATGTGTTATATACCCATGTGGCCGTTTTTCCTCActgaggaagaaaaaaccaACCCACAACCGAAGTGCATTCGCCGGGTAGAATCATTCGAGTTCAAGACCTGA
- a CDS encoding Protein F37C4.5, with product MALIIEASEHSIKSVTVFKSSKAEVVRCFSLQLQTGQNKIKIRGLSSCIDTQSIRVSGLGDARLFDVTCTHADSNAALYLPGSAAEIKRTLLVKKAALESEKAVREQESKLLWQYAQTLNGEHVTPTQMGLFLESYVERGHKIVSAITELNEKIVAITRQIDLHDSESASKKGTALGQVDIVIVADSDTQVELKLTYIVSNVKWTPTYELHATTVNGKPSSSVSLHYRARVTQSTGEDWNNATLTLSTIASDTVVKRIPELYPVKIRPKVVLFQKGLVGFSNVQQQTSDTDFGPGKSLFGQPPQHPKFTGKFGTGRGGLFGSSTARVPSAFGSTMVGQQAAGTETLQDMTLHVDDSSSLYNEFEEVASPGAILEPTTVVSETPVAVSFCVHGESTIPSDGVEHQVSVALLSFEATISYICIPRIDPRVFLQCVVKNSSEYRLLPGPVSVIFDDSFVSKTSINDINTGDNFECTLGDDASTKVTYSRTAKTVKSDGGHFSEVTNTTTYNTKISIHNKHQFEITDLVVRDVIPTSDDKGASIVLRKPVGLADAKDGKYVDLNKDGLRVGWEPLVDGKGGEKEGKYEWRWKVAGGAKVNLETEWEIKVPGENAWVEARDRPEQQQ from the exons ATGGCCCTGATCATTGAGGCGTCTGAACACTCTATCAAGTCGGTGACTGTCTTCaagtcatccaaagcagaGGTCGTTAGATGTTTCTCTTTACAGTTACAG ACAGGGCAAAATAAGATCAAAATAAGAGGCCTTTCAAGCTGTATCGACACGCAGTCGATTCGAGTCTCGGGCCTTGGTGATGCCCGCTTATTTGATGTTACATGCACCCATGCAGACAGCAACGCTGCGTTGTATCTTCCAGGTAGTGCTGCTGAGATCAAGCGTACTCTGTTAGTGAAGAAGGCTGCCCTTGAGAGCGAGAAAGCTGTGAGAGAACAAGAGTCAAAGCTTTTGTGGCAGTATGCTCAGACTTTAAATGGAGAACATGTCACTCCTACTCAAATGGGCCTTTTTTTGGAGAGCTATGTCGAACGCGGTCATAAGATTGTGTCAGCT ATCACTGAACTCAACGAGAAAATCGTAGCCATCACGCGCCAAATCGATCTCCACGATTCCGAGAGTGCCAGTAAAAAGGGTACTGCCTTGGGCCAAGTGGACATCGTGATTGTAGCCGACTCGGACACCCAGGTTGAGCTGAAATTGACATATA TCGTTAGCAATGTTAAATGGACTCCCACATATGAGCTCCACGCCACGACTGTGAATGGCAAACCATCATCCTCCGTGTCTTTGCACTACAGAGCCCGAGTTACCCAGAGCACGGGAGAGGACTGGAACAACGCCACACTCACTCTCAGTACTATCGCATCTGACACCGTCGTCAAACGCATCCCGGAGCTCTACCCTGTCAAAATCAGACCAAAGGTTGTTCTGTTCCAGAAGGGACTCGTAGGATTTTCG AATGTCCAGCAACAGACCTCGGACACGGACTTTGGACCAGGGAAATCACTTTTTGGTCAACCACCGCAGCATCCAAAATTTACTGGGAAATTTGGCACTGGCCGTGGCGGCCTCTTTGGATCAAGTACTGCCCGCGTGCCTTCGGCATTCGGGTCCACAATGGTTGGGCAACAAGCTGCCGGTACGGAAACGCTACAAGACATGACACTCCATGTCGATGACAGCTCTAGTCTGTACAATGAGTTTGAAGAAGTTGCAAGCCCTGGAGCCATTTTGGAGCCCACTACTGTCGTTTCAGAGACGCCCGTTGCTGTCTCCTTCTGTGTCCACGGCGAGTCCACCATCCCCAGCGACGGTGTAGAACACCAAGTATCTGTGGCCCTGCTTTCCTTTGAAGCGACGATTTCCTACATTTGTATCCCCCGAATCGACCCTAGGGTCTTTTTGCAG TGTGTTGTGAAGAACAGCAGCGAATACCGCCTCTTACCAGGACCTGTCAGTGTTATTTTCGACGACAGCTTTGTATCGAAAACCTCCATCAAC GACATCAACACGGGCGACAATTTCGAATGCACGCTTGGGGACGATGCGTCCACGAAAGTGACCTATTCGCGAACGGCAAAGACTGTCAAATCAGATGGAGGTCACTTCTCCGAGGTCACCAACACCACGACGTATAACACGAAGATATCCATACACAACAAGCACCAGTTCGAGATTACTGACCTCGTGGTGCGCGATGTCATTCCAACTTCCGATGACAAGGGGGCGTCTATTGTGCTCCGCAAGCCTGTGGGTCTGGCGGACGCGAAGGATGGCAAATATGTGGACTTGAACAAAGATGGGCTCCGTGTTGGCTGGGAGCCGCTTGTTGATGGAAAGGGAGGGGAAAAGGAGGGGAAATATGAATGGAGGTGGAAAGTTGCTGGAGGCGCTAAAGTCAATTTGGAAACGGAGTGGGAAATCAAAGTCCCTGGAGAAAATGCTTGGGTGGAGGCTCGAGATCGTCCAGAGCAGCAGCAATGA
- a CDS encoding Ribonuclease P/MRP protein subunit POP5: MVRFKNRWLLVEFIPVLQGHAQLGKSTFGNGSLLDGKAIWASLKQSVLTNFGDTGWGAVGLSLTVKYFSPTTNICIIRVARDQHNVAWGALTLLSIIDGVRYIPNVVHVSGTIKHAQLSAISHNREVIARYRALAKNSDYDDIYDTYLDNSEREIESLQD, translated from the exons ATGGTCAGATTCAAA AACCGTTGGCTTCTCGTTGAATTCATACCTGTTCTACAAGGGCATGCCCAACTCGGCAAATCCACGTTCGGGAACGGTTCGTTGTTGGATGGGAAAGCAATATGGGCTTCCTTGAAGCAGAGTGTGTTGACAAACTTTGGTGACACGGGATGGGGAGCTGTAGGATTGTCTCTCACTG TCAAATACTTTTCGCCTACGACGAATATTTGTATCATACGCGTTGCCCGAGATCAGCATAACGTTGCATGGGGAGCTTTAACTCTTCTCTCTATCATTGATGGAGTAAGATATATCCCGAATGTCGTCCATGTATCAG GAACAATAAAGCATGCCCAACTATCCGCCATATCACACAACAGAGAAGTCATAGCTCGTTACCGTGCATTAGCCAAGAACAGTG ATTACGATGACATTTATGACACCTATCTTGATAACAGCGAACGAGAAATAGAAAGTCTTCAAGATTAG
- a CDS encoding 8-amino-7-oxononanoate synthase, producing the protein MESRSALAGKLQAALSSRDERWIRRRLPDPNTSSSNSPLIDFNSNDYLSLSASSKLRSHFLNKLAESPDVLGSGGSRLLVNGRAHAALEARLAEFFRSETALLFNSGFDANVGFFSCIPQAGDVVVYDEYIHASVHDGVRSSRARDAQYSFNHNSMTDLRQVLYRLREEKAALRTAKSSLFLAVESLYSMDGTFAPLKEIADILDEVFPLKNGYLVVDEAHCTGIYGPQGRGRVAMLGLEGRVLARLHTFGKALAATGAVVITNTLIRDYLLNYARSLIYTTSLSYANIVAADCSFDMLIDGTAQHLSNHLFELSTYFTDTLRPLLISKNIPAALVSLPSHLHLPPASSPQPPSPIIPVLTPHPRPLSAYLLALGMNARPITWPTVPKGKDRVRVCLHAGNTKQDVDALIKGIVAWALETMKGDSSDKAILSTRKVALHGLLESKL; encoded by the exons ATGGAATCCAGGAGTGCACTGGCGGGAAAGCTTCAAGCTGCATTATCGTCTAGAGACGAGAGATGGATCCGTCGACGACTTCCAGATCCAAACACATCATCCTCGAATTCGCCGTTGATCGACTTTAACTCAAATGATTATCTATCTCTCTCAGCCTCATCAAAGTTGCGTTCCCACTTTCTCAACAAGCTCGCAGAGTCCCCTGACGTGCTAGGATCTGGGGGATCGAGGCTGCTTGTTAATGGACGCGCTCACGCAGCGTTGGAAGCTCGTCTGGCCGAATTTTTTCGCTCAGAGACCGCCCTCTTGTTCAACTCCGGGTTCGACGCCAACGTCGGATTCTTCTCGTGTATTCCTCAAGCGGGGGATGTGGTGGTCTACGATGAGTACATACACGCATCTGTCCACGACGGCGTTCGATCTTCGCGTGCCAGGGATGCCCAGTACTCGTTCAACCATAACTCGATGACCGACCTCCGGCAAGTTTTGTACCGTTTGAGGGAGGAAAAGGCCGCTTTGCGTACTGCAAAAAGCAGTCTGTTTCTCGCGGTGGAAAGCTTGTACAGCATGGATGGAACGTTTGCGCCATTGAAGGAGATTGCGGACATATTGGACGAGGTTTTCCCTCTCAAAAATGGATATCTGGTGGTGGATGAGGCTCACTGTACCGGGATATATGGACCACAAGGCAGGGGACGCGTTGCTATGCTCGGATTGGAGGGCAGAGTACTGGCGAGGTTGCATACATTCGGAAAAGCACTGGCTGCGACAGGAG CGGTGGTAATCACAAATACCCTTATTAGAGATTATCTATTAAATTACGCGCGATCGCTTATTTATACTACATCTCTCAGCTATGCGAACATAGTAGCTGCAGACTGTTCCTTTGATATGTTAATTGACGGCACTGCTCAGCAC TTGTCCAACCATCTGTTCGAACTATCCACGTACTTTACCGATACTCTCCGTCCCCTCCTCATATCCAAAAATATCCCGGCAGCGCTTGTCTCCTTGCCATCCCACCTTCATCTCCCGCCCGCATCCTCCCCACAACCCCCTTCCCCGATCATACCCGTTCTAACTCCCCATCCACGCCCACTCTCCGCGTATCTCCTCGCCCTGGGCATGAATGCACGACCTATCACCTGGCCGACGGTGCCCAAGGGAAAAGACCGCGTGAGGGTGTGTTTGCACGCAGGAAACACCAAACAGGATGTGGATGCCTTAATTAAGGGGATCGTGGCGTGGGCACTGGAGACTATGAAAGGGGACTCGTCTGACAAGGCTATTCTATCGACTAGAAAGGTTGCGCTCCATGGACTATTAGAGAGCAAATTGTGA
- a CDS encoding Heat shock protein 16: protein MSIFYYEPFYDFEQFLDNALTTRSKPEGAIQLRSKEGDNSITTLRPRMDLHEDSKQNIVTATFELPGLKKEDVDIQVNNNRLTISGESKISTEKEENGYVARERRFGKFSRTLQLPHGVEDKQIKAGLDNGVLTVTFPKSVAPKAQESKKITIN from the exons ATGTCGATTTTCTACTACGAGCCCTTTTACGACTTCGAACAATTCCTCGACAATGCACTCACTACTCGCTCCAAACCAGAAGGGGCGATCCAGCTACGTTCGAAAGAAGGAGACAACAGTATCACCACATTGAGGCCCAG AATGGACCTTCATGAAGACTCCAAACAGAACATCGTGACTGCTACTTTTGAACTTCCCGGTCTCAAGAAAGAGGACGTTGACATCCAGGTCAACAATAATCGTTTGACCATCTCCGGTGAAAGCAAAATATCTActgagaaggaagaaaacgGATATGTCGCCAGAGAGAGGCGGTTCGGGAAGTTTTCGAGGACACTCCAGCTTCCTCATGGCGTCGAG GACAAACAAATCAAAGCTGGGTTGGACAATGGTGTGCTTACTGTCACTTTCCCCAAGTCTGTCGCTCCGAAGGCGCAGGAATCGAAGAAAATTACCATTAATTAG
- a CDS encoding hypothetical protein (Uncharacterized protein YOR389W): MHYVKTNLLLLAGLIDLVLSRPGQTVFSSSGTEIMTESQWNFDDLPSVNSTSHLVFGTVDSLLQHWPNTRYRNGMYHGHTIIPATIPVGTLLYHGTSREIVPDVPEWVATDPEHSFLFCRTLSKSSGCWQLTMVTSRPLKVLHFDGSSAAKMLGGPMDTQDLTLWGKVRPEWTFREKERIVELCKWGQPYGLDGFLRMEMNFEIMLCDFSSGVQTVSFLNLAPTRGGPPKWNPPPKEDLRAQLSPSHPPPSSPMFYATVYRVMESGSWHNHFPGDTRIELDYSRLISLYDTATFPSLQSSRFNKKRLEHRLDGISGDDANMLQARIKKALTGNAQGSGVNWKVLMRVITNRYAERLEVLQYILNSTDPAIRDANSTVQVAHRHVRSILTPYTLYSATPPTNNNDLPKGGYPWASPVFELCATTHTTYMEGAEFLSLLTPSEVLILDSIKGVTKEICRVLVGIWAEGMEYGLADPTDKKPPTAFEHSAEIIGRWSKKVENLMAWLDWSHWLRCRPACSYEEMCYLPTWPFLYSKRPFPKADYSQDIDGEGPDESNWADPQPMCIRRVEPFVDEEIMQ, translated from the exons ATGCATTATGTGAAGACGAACCTCCTGCTGCTTGCAGGCTTGATTGATCTCGTGCTCTCTAGACCTGGGCAGACAGTATTTTCAAGCTCGGGCACGGAGATAATGACAGAATCGCAATGGAATTTTGACGACCTACCATCCGTTAATTCTACAAGCCACTTGGTTTTCGGTACCGTGGATTCTTTACTTCAGCATTGGCCAAACACGCGGTATCGCAATGGCATGTACCATG GTCATACCATCATACCAGCGACTATTCCAGTAGGCACCCTTCTGTATCACGGAACATCCAGGGAAATAGTTCCCGACGTACCAGAGTGGGTGGCAACCGATCCCGAGCACTCGTTTCTATTTTGTCGCACTCTCAGTAAATCCTCTGGGTGCTGGCAGCTCACAATGGTGACATCGCGTCCTCTCAAAGTGCTACATTTCGATGGAAGCAGTGCCGCGAAGATGCTCGGAGGCCCTATGGACACTCAGGACCTCACTCTCTGGGGAAAAGTCAGACCAGAATGGACGTTCCGCGAGAAGGAAAGGATTGTGGAACTCTGTAAATGGGGGCAGCCGTACGGCCTCGATGGTTTCCTCCG GATGGAAATGAATTT CGAAATAATGCTTTGTGACTTTTCATCAGGCGTGCAGACCGTTTCTTTCCTAAACTTGGCTCCGACGAGAGGAGGGCCACCAAAGTGGAATCCGCCACCAAAGGAAGATCTCCGTGCGCAACTTTCACCGTCACATCCCCCACCCAGCTCCCCTATGTTCTACGCTACCGTTTACCGTGTGATGGAATCAGGCAGCTGGCATAATCACTTCCCGGGAGACACTCGCATCGAACTCGATTACTCACGTCTGATATCGTTATACGACACAGCAACCTTCCCTAGCCTACAAAGTAGTCGGTTCAATAAGAAGCGACTAGAACACCGGCTAGACGGTATCAGTGGAGATGACGCAAACATGTTGCAAGCGCGTATCAAAAAAGCTCTAACTGGGAATGCGCAGGGATCTGGTGTAAACTGGAAAGTTTTGATGAGAGTCATAACCAATCGTTATGCCGAGCGACTCGAGGTTCTTCAGTACATCTTGAACTCGACAGACCCGGCCATTCGCGATGCCAATTCTACTGTGCAGGTAGCTCACCGGCACGTCAGAAGCATACTCACACCTTATACACTCTACTCGGCCACTCCGCCGACAAACAACAATGATCTACCCAAAGGTGGGTATCCATGGGCTTCCCCTGTGTTCGAGCTATGTGCTACCACCCATACAACGTACATGGAAGGCGCAGagtttctttctctcttgaCGCCTTCCGAGGTTCTTATTTTGGACTCGATCAAGGGTGTTACGAAAGAGATATGTCGTGTTCTCGTCGGTATATGGGCAGAGGGGATGGAGTATGGTCTTGCTGATCCAACTGACAAGAAACCACCCACCGCTTTCGAGCACTCGGCAGAAATAATTGGTCGATGGTCCAAGAAAGTAGAAAATCTCATGGCTTGGCTGGACTGGAGCCACTGGCTTCGATGCCGGCCTGCTTGCAGTTACGAG GAAATGTGCTACCTTCCAACGTGGCCATTTTTATACTCCAAACGCCCTTTCCCAAAAGCCGATTACTCCCAGGATATCGATGGTGAAGGACCGGATGAAAGCAATTGGGCTGATCCACAACCCATGTGCATTAGACGCGTAGAGCCTTTTGTAGATGAAGAGATTATGCAGTAG